The following proteins are encoded in a genomic region of Brachypodium distachyon strain Bd21 chromosome 1, Brachypodium_distachyon_v3.0, whole genome shotgun sequence:
- the LOC100821543 gene encoding uncharacterized protein LOC100821543: protein MAGGGSRSSLLRGFLSLFFVMFLHIGHAACCFSPGSASQQHEEDAADADGKGTGVGSSSSIIKRRKISPLAFSPAASSSTVAVEERSRARRSRRHVSSLASNLRCYLHRIFSSGPNNNAGQPAGEEEDAATLTTTMSSPLPQPSSMTMTPQRHQAATSSVVLSMPSSPCGPSSPFLYSQSPMSPRSLSVTPPVPCSPARRLSRSFAARGDLFPCKSCGEVLSKPQQLELHRATKHGSLSELSSLDSSTNIIRMIFLAGWKQSPPSPPAVAVRRVLRIHHNPRALARFEEYRDLVRARAARRRSSAVLGAEEEERCIADGNERLRFHCATALCSQLGSGGGGGGVCGSPYCCACTILRHGFGGKQADVDGIATYSSGWAAHASLPDEVEREFAFLQVRRAMLVCRVVAGRVVRGAAAGDDDKVAYDSMVPVAADGGGRRGEGDADQLLVFNPRAVLPCFVIMYSS from the coding sequence ATGGCGGGCGGTGGCAGCCGCAGCTCCCTGCTGCGCGGCTTCCTGTCCCTCTTCTTCGTCATGTTCCTCCACATTGGCCACGCCGCTTGCTGCTTCTCGCCTGGCTCTGCCTCGCAGCAGCACGAGGAAGAcgccgccgatgccgacgGGAAGGGCACCGGCGTtggcagtagcagcagcatcatcaagaggaggaagatatCGCCGCTCGCGTTCTCCCCTGCCGCGTCATCCTCTACCGTTGCCGTTGAAGAGAGGAGCAGAGCCAGGCGCAGCCGCCGGCACGTGTCGTCTCTCGCCAGCAACCTCCGCTGCTACCTCCACCGCATCTTCTCCTCCGGACCCAACAATAACGCTGGTCAGCCGGcgggtgaggaagaagatgcggCCACGCTCACGACCACCATGTCATCGCCGCTCCCTCAGCCGTCGTCCATGACCATGACGCCGCAGCGCCACCAAGCGGCAACGTCGTCGGTAGTGTTGTCCATGCCGTCGTCGCCGTGTGGGCCGTCATCGCCGTTCCTGTACTCCCAGTCCCCGATGTCGCCGCGGTCCCTGAGCGTGACCCCTCCCGTGCCGTGCTCCCCGGCGAGGCGGCTGTCAAGATCGTTCGCGGCCCGCGGCGACCTTTTCCCCTGCAAGTCGTGCGGCGAGGTGCTGAGCAAGCCGCAGCAGCTGGAGCTCCACCGGGCGACGAAGCACGGATCCCTGTCGGAGCTCTCCAGCCTCGACTCCAGCACCAACATCATCCGCATGATCTTCCTCGCCGGCTGGAAGCAGAGCCCGCCGTCGccccccgccgtcgccgtccggcGCGTCCTCAGGATCCACCACAACCCGCGCGCGCTCGCCCGCTTCGAGGAGTACCGCGACCTcgtccgcgcccgcgccgcccgacgACGCTCCTCCGCAGTGctaggggcggaggaggaggagcggtgTATCGCGGACGGCAACGAGAGGCTGCGGTTCCACTGCGCCACGGCGCTCTGCTCGCAGCTGGGgtccggcggcgggggcgggggcgtgTGCGGGAGCCCCTACTGCTGCGCGTGCACCATCCTCCGGCACGGGTTCGGCGGGAAGCAGGCCGACGTGGACGGCATCGCGACGTATTCCTCCGGGTGGGCCGCGCACGCGTCGCTGCCGGACGAAGTGGAGCGCGAGTTCGCCTTCCTGCAGGTGCGCCGCGCCATGCTCGTGTGCCGCGTCGTGGCCGGGCGTGTCGTCCGCGGTGCCGCCGCGGGCGATGACGACAAGGTGGCCTACGACTCCATGGTGCCGGTGGCGGCCGATGGCGGGGGAAGACGGGGAGAGGGCGACGCGGATCAGCTGCTGGTGTTCAACCCGCGGGCCGTGCTCCCGTGCTTCGTCATCATGTACAGCAGCTAG